From a region of the Mercurialis annua linkage group LG1-X, ddMerAnnu1.2, whole genome shotgun sequence genome:
- the LOC126678829 gene encoding uncharacterized protein LOC126678829, translating to MPALVSSVADHTRVMWRWCLATALRTGLACTIVGVLTLYGPESLRRQVAFPAFSYVTVILIVTDATLGDTLRCCWLALYATVQSLVPAVLSLWLIGPGRFTSGTTALAVGLGGFVVALPEGTHLIAKRIALGQIVIVYVIAFINGVETEAVAHTLHVAASTAIGVLACVLALILPYPRLACWEVKDNCKLLAENVSERLKLYVKAFCEKDGALALSSLAQAKSLTISGSKLLQIIKRYQGSVKWERLPFNFLRHYYTNPGQKLQELETPLKGMEIALTEISALPIKMTEAESKQNLKLLDEHLTLTLKQIKNCDSLTVPQSNVEAINESLQTLQIIPQTTQNLPSLFFLFCIKLLHCKPIFLKPKPASENEKSTADSSSKNPNRFFNIFQSILAVNSRPKRLMPALKCSLSLGLAILFGLLYSKENGFWAGLPVAISLAASREATFKVSNVKAQGTVLGTVYGVLGCFVFERYSPVRFLSLLPWFILTSFLRRSKMYGQAGGISAAIGAVLILGRKNFGQPSEFAIARITETFIGLSCSIMVELLLQPTRAASLAKLQLTKSLGFMSTCIDSISLETGTNKGYLLIENQKKLKFEVGELNKFIGEADAEPHFWFLPFHSGCYSKLIGSLSKMVDLLLFSAHAIGFLEQESTKYGVSWKGYLSKLDGDLELFKEMVGSLVKCLEEFTLVKSLAILDKELEKNKISFDIESGSNSPGSKIFVSGLKENDEIKKIIESFLQHSKEVVDELRAVEDKEGKGEMVLYLGALGFFMNSLIKEAREIEKGIQELLQWENPGRDINLYEISCKISSLYN from the exons ATGCCGGCTCTGGTCAGCTCAGTCGCCGATCACACCCGAGTCATGTGGCGGTGGTGCCTAGCCACCGCCTTAAGAACGGGGCTAGCATGTACAATAGTGGGCGTTCTCACTCTCTACGGCCCAGAGTCTCTCCGCCGACAAGTAGCGTTTCCGGCATTTTCTTACGTCACTGTGATACTCATAGTCACCGACGCAACCCTAGGGGACACACTACGCTGCTGCTGGCTAGCGCTTTATGCGACAGTGCAGAGCCTAGTTCCGGCCGTGCTGAGCCTGTGGTTGATTGGGCCGGGGCGGTTTACGAGTGGGACGACGGCGTTGGCGGTAGGTTTAGGTGGTTTTGTGGTGGCGCTGCCGGAAGGGACGCATTTGATAGCGAAAAGAATAGCGTTAGGGCAAATAGTGATAGTGTACGTGATTGCTTTTATTAATGGCGTTGAGACGGAAGCTGTGGCGCATACTCTGCATGTTGCTGCCAGTACTGCCATTGGAGTTTTGGCTTGTGTTCTTGCTTTGATCTTGCCTTATCCACGACTCGCTTGCTGGGAG GTAAAAGATAATTGCAAACTGCTTGCTGAAAATGTTTCCGAGAGACTGAAGCTATATGTGAAGGCATTCTGCGAAAAAGATGGTGCATTAGCTTTATCATCTCTTGCTCAGGCTAAATCCCTCACTATTTCTGGATCCAAACTTCTGCAGATTATCAAACGATACCAA GGAAGCGTGAAATGGGAGAGACTACCATTCAACTTTTTGAGACATTATTACACGAATCCCGGACAGAAATTACAAGAACTCGAAACTCCATTGAAAGGAATGGAAATAGCTTTAACTGAAATCTCCGCACTTCCAATAAAAATGACAGAAGCAGAAAGCAAACAGAATCTAAAGTTATTAGATGAACACTTGACCCTTACACTAAAACAAATCAAGAATTGTGATTCTTTAACTGTTCCTCAATCAAATGTTGAAGCCATTAATGAGTCCCTCCAAACACTTCAAATAATCCCACAAACCACCCAAAATTTACCCTCCTTGTTCTTCTTATTCTGCATTAAACTCCTCCACTGCAAACCAATATTTCTCAAACCGAAACCAGCCTCGGAAAATGAGAAATCAACCGCTGATTCTTCGAGCAAGAACCCGAATCGTTTCTTTAACATCTTCCAGAGCATTTTAGCAGTGAATTCAAGGCCGAAAAGGCTTATGCCAGCGTTAAAATGTTCGCTTTCGTTAGGATTAGCGATTCTATTCGGTTTATTATACAGTAAAGAAAATGGTTTCTGGGCTGGATTACCCGTAGCAATTAGTCTAGCTGCATCGCGGGAGGCGACATTTAAAGTATCGAACGTTAAAGCACAAGGGACGGTTTTAGGAACTGTCTATGGAGTGTTGGGATGTTTCGTTTTCGAGCGATACTCGCCGGTAAGATTTTTATCTCTTCTCCCATGGTTCATTCTGACCAGCTTTTTACGACGGAGCAAAATGTACGGTCAAGCCGGTGGCATTTCGGCTGCTATAGGTGCCGTACTAATTTTGGGTCGGAAAAATTTTGGACAGCCAAGTGAGTTTGCTATAGCTAGAATTACTGAAACTTTTATTGGATTATCTTGCTCAATTATGGTGGAGCTTTTATTACAACCAACGAGAGCAGCTTCTTTAGCTAAACTTCAACTTACTAAAAGTTTAGGGTTTATGTCTACTTGTATTGACTCAATAAGCCTTGAAACTGGTACAAACAAAGGTTATTTGCTTATAGAGAATCAAAAGAAGCTAAAATTTGAAGTTGGTgagttaaataaatttattggaGAAGCTGATGCAGAACCCCACTTCTGGTTTTTGCCTTTTCATAGTGGTTGCTATAGTAAGCTAATTGGGTCATTGTCAAAAATGGTGGATCTTCTACTTTTTAGTGCCCATGCTATTGGGTTTCTTGAACAAGAATCAACAAAATATGGGGTTTCCTGGAAGGGGTATTTAAGTAAATTAGATGGTGATCTTGAACTTTTTAAAGAAATGGTTGGTTCTTTAGTTAAATGTTTAGAGGAATTCACTTTAGTGAAATCCTTGGCAATTCTTGATAAGGAGTTggagaaaaacaaaatttcttttgATATCGAGTCCGGATCAAATTCGCCCGGCTCGAAGATTTTTGTTTCGGGATTAAAGGAAAATGATGAGATCAAGAAAATTATTGAATCTTTTCTTCAACATTCAAAGGAAGTTGTTGATGAGTTGCGTGCGGTTGAAGATAAGGAGGGGAAAGGTGAAATGGTGTTGTATTTGGGTGCTTTAGGGTTTTTCATGAACAGTTTAATAAAAGAAGCAAGAGAGATTGAGAAGGGAATTCAGGAACTTCTTCAATGGGAGAATCCGGGAAGAGATATTAATTTGTATGAAATTTCATGTAAAATAAGTTCTTTATACAATTGA